The following proteins come from a genomic window of Heyndrickxia acidicola:
- the mgsA gene encoding methylglyoxal synthase, with protein MNIALIAHDKKKDDIIRFSTAYKQIFSKHTLFATGTTGKKIMDATGLQVHRFQSGPYGGDQEIGALIAKNEMDLIIFLRDPLTAQPHEPDVSALLRLCDVYSVPLATNLGTAEVLIRGLEKGDLDWRKVARGEKKE; from the coding sequence TTGAATATTGCACTAATTGCCCACGATAAAAAAAAGGATGATATAATCCGTTTTTCGACAGCATATAAACAAATCTTCAGCAAACATACGCTTTTTGCAACTGGCACAACCGGTAAAAAAATAATGGATGCAACAGGTCTTCAAGTTCATCGTTTTCAATCCGGCCCTTATGGGGGAGACCAGGAAATTGGGGCGTTAATTGCTAAAAATGAAATGGATCTGATTATCTTTCTGAGAGATCCGCTTACAGCACAGCCGCATGAACCTGATGTATCCGCTCTTCTTCGTTTATGTGACGTATATAGTGTTCCTCTCGCAACTAATTTGGGTACAGCAGAAGTACTGATAAGAGGACTTGAAAAAGGTGATTTGGATTGGCGCAAGGTGGCAAGAGGTGAAAAAAAGGAATGA
- the bshB1 gene encoding bacillithiol biosynthesis deacetylase BshB1, whose amino-acid sequence MKPSIDILAFGAHADDVEIGMGGSIAKWAAMGKEVVICDLTEAELSSNGTVDSRKDEAKKAAELLGVKERIGLTIPDRGLFLRDEYIREIVEIIRKYRPLTVFAPFFEDRHPDHGHCGRLVEEAFFSSGIRKYAPEQNYEYYRPQSLYYYMINGFHHPDFVVDVTNYMDIKINSLNAYESQFQLAENGVKTPLTDGYIESVKARERLFGKEVNVKYAEGFLSKKPLLVDLDVINEWKRN is encoded by the coding sequence ATGAAGCCTTCAATTGATATTTTGGCTTTTGGAGCCCATGCTGATGACGTCGAAATCGGCATGGGCGGTTCCATTGCTAAATGGGCAGCAATGGGGAAAGAGGTGGTGATCTGTGATTTAACAGAGGCAGAGTTATCCTCAAACGGCACAGTCGATTCAAGGAAAGACGAGGCGAAGAAAGCAGCCGAACTGCTTGGCGTCAAAGAACGCATTGGCCTTACCATTCCGGATCGAGGTCTTTTTCTGAGGGATGAGTACATAAGAGAGATTGTTGAAATAATAAGAAAGTACAGACCTTTAACGGTGTTTGCCCCTTTTTTTGAAGACAGGCACCCTGATCACGGCCATTGCGGCCGGTTAGTAGAAGAAGCCTTTTTCTCAAGTGGGATCCGCAAATATGCTCCCGAACAAAATTATGAATATTACAGACCGCAAAGCCTTTATTACTATATGATAAATGGCTTTCACCATCCTGATTTTGTTGTGGACGTAACAAATTATATGGATATAAAAATTAATAGCCTGAACGCTTATGAAAGCCAATTTCAACTCGCTGAAAATGGGGTGAAAACGCCGCTTACAGATGGGTATATAGAATCGGTCAAAGCACGCGAAAGGTTATTTGGAAAAGAAGTGAATGTAAAATACGCAGAAGGCTTTCTTTCTAAAAAGCCATTATTAGTCGATCTGGATGTGATTAACGAATGGAAAAGAAACTAA
- a CDS encoding DHH family phosphoesterase yields the protein MYTLFTHNDLDGIGCGILAKLAFGEQIHVYYCSISNLNSRVEMFLEQENQENTLIVTDLSVSEKNEEKISAFVQAGGNAVLIDHHKTAEHLNRHDWAHVQTQEEEGKLASATSLFLHYLKEKHNIHFTSALFQFVELVRLYDTWEWEKNQNLEAKRLNDLFYMFSIEEFEEKMLNKLRMQGEFCFDELETKLLDIEENRVERYIRGKKREVYQALIHNYNAGVVHAESYHSELGNELSKEFPHLDYIAIIMAGRKKISFRTIHDHVDVSEIAGEYGGGGHKKASGCQLTPEAFVSFVDKTFHSEPLRQDAHKNRFNIKENESGSLYSNPSGESFFIFYQEEKGWGIEKKHKEISWYTSFYEAEKDIKLHHAAFLVTDDKFVSYLLGIKAKIGIHE from the coding sequence ATGTACACGCTTTTTACACACAATGATTTAGACGGTATAGGATGCGGTATTCTTGCTAAACTGGCCTTTGGGGAACAGATTCATGTCTATTATTGTTCTATTTCCAATCTGAATTCCCGCGTGGAGATGTTCTTGGAACAGGAAAATCAAGAGAACACGTTAATCGTGACAGATTTATCTGTAAGCGAAAAAAATGAAGAAAAAATTTCTGCTTTTGTCCAGGCTGGAGGAAACGCAGTATTGATTGATCATCATAAAACGGCTGAGCACCTTAACCGCCATGATTGGGCGCATGTTCAGACACAGGAGGAAGAGGGAAAACTCGCTTCTGCCACTTCTTTATTTTTACATTATTTAAAAGAAAAGCATAATATACATTTCACATCTGCACTGTTCCAATTTGTTGAATTGGTCAGGTTATATGATACGTGGGAATGGGAAAAGAATCAAAACCTGGAAGCCAAAAGACTGAATGACTTATTTTATATGTTTTCAATAGAGGAATTCGAAGAAAAAATGCTGAATAAGCTTCGTATGCAGGGAGAGTTTTGTTTTGATGAATTGGAAACAAAACTTCTGGATATTGAGGAAAATAGAGTTGAGCGCTACATAAGAGGGAAGAAAAGAGAAGTGTACCAGGCTCTAATCCACAATTATAATGCCGGAGTCGTACATGCTGAATCCTATCATTCGGAACTGGGGAATGAGCTTTCGAAGGAATTTCCTCATCTGGATTATATCGCCATTATTATGGCTGGAAGGAAAAAGATAAGCTTTAGGACAATTCATGACCACGTAGACGTCTCTGAGATTGCAGGGGAATATGGAGGCGGGGGCCATAAAAAGGCATCAGGCTGCCAATTAACACCGGAAGCATTTGTTTCTTTCGTGGATAAGACCTTTCATTCAGAGCCTTTAAGACAAGATGCGCATAAAAATCGGTTTAATATAAAAGAAAATGAATCAGGAAGCCTGTACAGCAATCCTTCAGGTGAATCCTTTTTTATTTTTTATCAGGAAGAAAAGGGTTGGGGAATTGAAAAGAAACATAAGGAAATCTCTTGGTATACATCCTTTTATGAAGCGGAAAAGGATATAAAGCTTCATCATGCTGCTTTCCTGGTTACAGATGATAAGTTTGTAAGCTACTTGCTTGGGATTAAAGCAAAGATAGGGATCCATGAATAA
- a CDS encoding nucleotide pyrophosphohydrolase codes for MEENKSIRQMQLEVDQYIGQFKEGYFSPLAMMARLTEELGELAREINHYYGEKTKKSTEKEKTIEEELGDVQFVLMCLANSLDIDMQKAHDRVMHKFSTRDKDRWTKKDTQL; via the coding sequence ATGGAAGAGAATAAATCCATCCGGCAAATGCAATTGGAAGTGGATCAATACATAGGTCAATTTAAAGAAGGCTACTTTAGCCCGCTTGCCATGATGGCAAGACTGACTGAAGAATTGGGCGAGCTTGCCAGGGAAATTAACCATTACTATGGAGAAAAAACCAAAAAATCAACTGAAAAAGAAAAAACGATTGAAGAAGAACTTGGTGATGTCCAATTTGTTCTAATGTGCCTGGCGAATTCGCTGGATATTGACATGCAAAAGGCCCACGACCGGGTTATGCACAAATTTAGCACAAGAGATAAGGATAGATGGACGAAAAAAGATACACAGTTATAA
- the bshA gene encoding N-acetyl-alpha-D-glucosaminyl L-malate synthase BshA, giving the protein MEKKLRIGITCYPTVGGSGVIATELGKILAERGHEIHFITSSMPFRLNRMYHNIYYHQVEVNHYSVFQYPPYDIALASKMAEVVKREKLDILHVHYAIPHAICAILGKQMAGTDLKIVTTLHGTDITVLGYDPSLTESIRFGIEKSDAVTAVSNALIEQTRELINPDKDIETVYNFIDERVFKKVDSEHLREEYGILPHEKVLIHVSNFRAVKRVQDVVKTFAKVIQKVPSKLLLVGDGPEMTVVCRLVKELNLEPYVLLLGKQDKLEELYSMSDLMLLLSQKESFGLVALEAMACGVPCIGTNIGGIPEVIENGKNGFVCDLGDIDHFYEKALYLLQDDAIHKQFSQNAMEMVHQRFRSDKIINQYEDIYNRLLKSEPKVRHPYA; this is encoded by the coding sequence ATGGAAAAGAAACTAAGAATCGGGATTACCTGCTATCCAACAGTCGGAGGTTCAGGGGTAATCGCGACAGAACTCGGAAAGATTCTGGCTGAAAGAGGACATGAAATTCATTTTATTACTTCCAGTATGCCATTTAGACTGAACCGAATGTATCATAATATTTACTATCATCAAGTAGAAGTCAATCACTATTCTGTTTTTCAATATCCTCCATATGACATTGCACTTGCAAGTAAAATGGCAGAAGTTGTCAAAAGGGAAAAACTGGATATTTTGCATGTTCACTATGCAATCCCGCATGCCATATGTGCCATACTGGGCAAACAAATGGCCGGAACAGATCTTAAAATTGTGACGACGCTTCACGGAACGGATATTACCGTACTTGGCTATGATCCATCTTTAACCGAATCAATCCGTTTTGGGATTGAGAAATCGGATGCAGTAACAGCTGTTTCAAATGCCCTGATTGAACAGACACGTGAATTGATTAATCCTGATAAGGATATTGAAACGGTCTATAACTTTATTGACGAGCGGGTATTCAAAAAGGTGGACTCCGAGCATTTGCGTGAGGAATATGGAATCCTGCCTCATGAAAAAGTATTGATTCATGTTTCAAATTTTAGAGCTGTGAAAAGAGTACAGGATGTTGTAAAAACGTTTGCGAAAGTTATACAAAAGGTTCCTTCAAAGCTTCTTCTTGTTGGGGACGGACCGGAAATGACGGTGGTCTGCCGCCTGGTGAAAGAGCTCAATCTTGAACCATATGTATTGCTTTTAGGAAAGCAGGACAAACTGGAAGAATTATATTCTATGAGTGATCTTATGCTTCTGTTATCTCAAAAGGAAAGCTTTGGACTGGTGGCACTTGAAGCCATGGCATGCGGAGTACCCTGCATTGGTACGAATATTGGGGGAATACCTGAAGTTATTGAGAATGGAAAAAATGGCTTTGTTTGTGACCTGGGAGATATTGATCATTTTTATGAAAAGGCACTTTACCTCTTACAGGATGACGCTATCCATAAACAGTTCTCGCAAAACGCTATGGAAATGGTTCACCAACGATTCCGCTCAGATAAAATAATCAATCAGTATGAAGATATTTATAATCGTTTATTAAAAAGTGAACCAAAGGTGAGGCATCCTTATGCATGA
- the panB gene encoding 3-methyl-2-oxobutanoate hydroxymethyltransferase, giving the protein MKQTTDFLKMKLSGEKIAMITAYDFPSAKLAEQAGVDMILVGDSLGMVVLGYESTVPVTIEDMVHHTKAVKRGSQNTFIVTDMPFMTYNLNREETLKSAAKLVQDGGAHAVKVEGAGEVVDMIRALTSSGIPVMAHLGLTPQKAGVLGGYKVQGKTAEAANQLLDDAILCQEAGAFAVVLECVPRQLAERITNQLDIPTIGIGAGSSVDGQVLVYHDFLAYGVDRVAKFVKQYSNANEIMLAGIEQYVMEVKACLFPEQQHTYTMKEEELTALYGGK; this is encoded by the coding sequence TTGAAACAAACGACAGATTTTTTGAAAATGAAATTGTCCGGTGAAAAAATTGCTATGATTACTGCTTATGATTTTCCTTCTGCTAAGCTTGCAGAACAAGCAGGCGTGGATATGATTCTTGTTGGCGATTCACTCGGAATGGTGGTATTGGGTTACGAATCCACTGTCCCAGTTACAATTGAAGACATGGTACACCATACAAAAGCTGTAAAAAGAGGCAGCCAAAATACGTTTATCGTAACAGATATGCCTTTTATGACTTACAACCTGAATCGTGAGGAAACCCTGAAATCTGCAGCGAAGCTTGTCCAGGATGGCGGAGCCCATGCTGTAAAAGTGGAAGGTGCTGGAGAAGTGGTAGACATGATAAGGGCCTTAACTTCATCAGGTATTCCCGTTATGGCTCATCTTGGATTAACACCTCAAAAGGCAGGTGTCTTGGGCGGGTATAAGGTTCAGGGAAAGACAGCTGAGGCAGCCAATCAATTGCTAGATGATGCTATATTATGCCAGGAGGCTGGAGCATTTGCAGTGGTTTTGGAATGCGTGCCAAGACAGCTGGCTGAAAGAATAACGAACCAACTCGACATTCCAACAATTGGAATTGGCGCAGGAAGCAGTGTAGACGGCCAGGTTCTCGTCTATCATGATTTTCTGGCATATGGTGTGGACAGGGTTGCCAAATTTGTGAAGCAGTACAGCAATGCAAATGAAATAATGCTTGCCGGAATTGAACAATATGTAATGGAAGTAAAAGCTTGCCTTTTTCCGGAACAACAACATACCTACACAATGAAAGAAGAAGAATTGACTGCTTTGTATGGAGGGAAATAA
- a CDS encoding YitT family protein has protein sequence MLSGLKLKNIFFILLGAAIFAFGVVHFNIQNKLAEGGFTGITLLLLNLFHIDPSYSNLVLNIPVFIIGWKLLGRKSFLYTIIGTVGTSLFLWIFERYHFHIPLSDDMFLAALFAGVFIGIGLGIIFRFGGTSGGVDIIARVAFKYKGWAMGRTMFMFDACVIILSLLTYLNYRQAMYTLVAVFVGARVIDFMQEGAYTARGAFIISEKHDEIATQIHQIMDRGVTILRGHGSFSKQDRDVLYCVVGKNEIVRLKGIISSIDPHAFVSVTEVHDVLGEGFTLDENKKPIEV, from the coding sequence ATGTTATCAGGATTAAAATTGAAAAACATCTTTTTTATTTTATTGGGGGCAGCAATCTTTGCATTTGGTGTTGTTCACTTTAATATTCAAAATAAATTAGCAGAAGGCGGTTTTACCGGTATCACACTTCTTCTTTTGAATTTATTTCATATAGATCCTTCATACTCCAATCTTGTACTCAATATTCCTGTCTTTATAATTGGCTGGAAGCTTCTTGGCAGAAAGTCATTTCTTTATACAATCATTGGAACAGTAGGAACTTCTCTTTTCTTATGGATCTTTGAACGCTATCATTTTCATATTCCTTTAAGTGACGATATGTTCCTGGCCGCTTTATTTGCAGGGGTTTTTATCGGTATTGGACTCGGAATTATCTTTCGATTTGGAGGTACTTCAGGTGGAGTAGACATCATTGCGAGGGTAGCCTTTAAATATAAAGGATGGGCAATGGGCAGAACAATGTTTATGTTTGATGCATGTGTAATTATCCTTTCCCTTCTGACTTACTTAAATTATAGACAAGCAATGTACACACTGGTTGCTGTTTTTGTTGGAGCCCGTGTAATTGATTTTATGCAGGAAGGGGCCTATACCGCTAGAGGAGCCTTTATCATTTCTGAAAAACATGATGAAATTGCTACCCAAATACATCAGATTATGGACAGAGGCGTAACCATTTTAAGAGGTCATGGCTCTTTCAGCAAACAAGACAGAGATGTTCTTTATTGTGTAGTCGGCAAAAACGAAATTGTCCGTTTAAAAGGCATCATCAGTTCAATTGATCCGCATGCTTTCGTTTCCGTTACTGAAGTTCATGACGTACTGGGTGAAGGCTTTACCCTTGATGAGAATAAAAAACCGATTGAGGTATAA
- the panD gene encoding aspartate 1-decarboxylase, with translation MFRTMMNGKIHRATVTEANLNYIGSITIDQDILDAVGMVANEKVQIVNNNNGARLETYIISGERGSGVICLNGAAARLVQVGDTVIIISYALVPEEKVSEHKPRIALLDQNNSIKEMISYEPESTVLV, from the coding sequence ATGTTTCGCACAATGATGAATGGAAAAATTCATAGAGCTACTGTTACGGAAGCAAATTTAAATTATATCGGCAGCATTACGATCGATCAGGATATTTTAGATGCTGTTGGAATGGTTGCTAATGAAAAAGTGCAAATTGTAAATAATAATAATGGAGCGAGATTAGAGACCTATATCATTTCTGGTGAACGTGGAAGCGGAGTCATTTGCCTGAACGGTGCTGCAGCAAGGTTGGTTCAGGTTGGTGATACAGTGATAATCATTTCATATGCACTCGTACCAGAAGAAAAAGTTAGTGAACATAAACCACGGATTGCCTTATTGGATCAGAACAACTCGATTAAAGAAATGATATCATACGAGCCTGAATCCACTGTTTTGGTGTAA
- the dapB gene encoding 4-hydroxy-tetrahydrodipicolinate reductase — MNLTKVIIAGPRGRMGKEAVKMVMAAEGFELISVLDHKHEGKLLSEVDENAYANVPIYTNLEECLQKSNADVLIDLTTPEVGYLHTKTALQYGVRPVVGTTGFTGHQLNELKEIAEEKKIGCIIAPNFAIGAVLMMKFSKMAAKYFQDIEIIELHHDQKLDAPSGTAVKTAEMISEARRNKEQGHPNEKETIKGARGANVDGMHIHSVRLPGLIAHQQVLFGADGQTLTIRHDSYNRDSFMSGVSVCVETVMKLDTLVYGLENILD, encoded by the coding sequence ATGAATCTTACGAAGGTAATTATTGCAGGGCCGCGTGGAAGAATGGGAAAAGAAGCTGTAAAAATGGTCATGGCAGCAGAAGGGTTTGAATTAATAAGCGTACTTGATCACAAGCATGAAGGCAAGCTTCTTTCTGAGGTAGACGAAAATGCATACGCAAATGTACCTATTTATACCAATTTAGAAGAATGTCTGCAAAAAAGCAATGCAGATGTACTGATTGATCTTACTACTCCTGAAGTGGGTTATTTACATACAAAAACAGCATTACAATATGGCGTTCGTCCTGTCGTCGGAACAACCGGTTTTACTGGCCACCAACTAAATGAGCTGAAAGAAATAGCGGAAGAGAAGAAAATTGGCTGCATCATAGCCCCTAATTTCGCCATTGGTGCCGTCTTAATGATGAAATTTTCAAAAATGGCGGCAAAGTATTTCCAAGATATAGAAATTATTGAACTTCATCATGATCAAAAATTAGATGCTCCATCAGGAACCGCAGTGAAGACGGCTGAAATGATCTCAGAAGCACGCCGAAATAAGGAGCAGGGCCATCCTAATGAAAAAGAAACGATAAAAGGAGCAAGAGGAGCAAATGTCGATGGCATGCATATTCACAGTGTAAGGCTGCCGGGATTAATCGCCCATCAACAGGTGTTGTTTGGCGCTGATGGACAGACGTTAACCATTCGCCATGATTCATATAATCGCGATTCCTTTATGTCAGGCGTTAGCGTATGTGTTGAAACAGTAATGAAATTGGATACTTTAGTGTATGGATTAGAGAATATATTAGATTAA
- a CDS encoding CCA tRNA nucleotidyltransferase, translated as MHEQFKKAIPILKKVEEAGYEAFFVGGSIRDYLLDRPIADVDIATSATPVEIKSIFPKTIDVGIEHGTIMIQENGETYEVTTFRSESDYQDFRHPGEVRFIRSLEEDLRRRDFTMNAIAMNRFGEIQDPFNGQADLEKRRIQTVGPADERFNEDALRMMRAVRFVSQLGFILDPQTEAALCKNAWLLKNISIERITAEFQKLLKGPHKKQAYEILAKTGLSTMLPGMEEGKTALETCTAYQMDLLNENQLWLLLLFEMNPKDPMDFLKKWKLPSKKIKYLSSLARGLKLRMKKEWTIPALFEVKREAAMDIEAVYAILQKKSPEELLPSIEKLFNQMVIKDKSEITVTGTDLMDWYNKPAGPWIKKALHEIQRSILLKKVKNDKGAIKEWLQTCSQPPESDY; from the coding sequence ATGCATGAACAGTTTAAAAAAGCAATTCCTATTTTAAAAAAAGTGGAAGAGGCAGGCTATGAAGCCTTTTTTGTAGGAGGTTCCATTCGGGATTATCTTTTAGATAGGCCCATAGCAGATGTGGATATCGCTACGTCTGCAACTCCAGTTGAAATAAAGTCCATTTTTCCGAAAACCATCGATGTGGGGATAGAGCATGGGACCATCATGATACAGGAAAATGGAGAAACCTATGAAGTGACAACATTCCGCTCTGAATCTGATTATCAGGATTTTAGACACCCTGGTGAGGTTCGATTTATCCGCTCTTTGGAAGAGGATTTAAGACGCAGGGATTTTACCATGAATGCCATCGCCATGAATCGTTTTGGCGAAATACAAGATCCATTTAATGGACAGGCAGATCTTGAAAAAAGGCGTATTCAAACAGTGGGACCTGCTGATGAACGGTTTAACGAGGACGCCTTACGAATGATGAGAGCAGTCCGATTCGTAAGCCAGCTGGGCTTTATACTCGATCCTCAAACGGAAGCGGCACTTTGCAAAAATGCCTGGCTATTAAAGAACATATCAATAGAACGGATTACTGCAGAATTTCAAAAGCTTCTTAAAGGCCCCCATAAAAAGCAGGCATATGAAATCTTGGCAAAAACTGGATTGTCCACAATGCTTCCTGGTATGGAAGAGGGCAAAACAGCTCTGGAAACATGTACTGCCTATCAAATGGATCTATTAAATGAAAACCAGCTTTGGCTGCTGCTGCTTTTTGAAATGAATCCCAAGGATCCAATGGATTTTTTAAAGAAGTGGAAGCTTCCGTCTAAGAAGATAAAGTATCTTTCCAGTTTGGCAAGAGGGTTAAAACTGCGCATGAAAAAAGAGTGGACGATACCAGCGTTGTTTGAAGTTAAAAGGGAAGCCGCAATGGATATTGAGGCTGTCTATGCAATCCTTCAGAAAAAATCTCCTGAAGAATTGCTGCCCAGTATTGAGAAATTGTTTAATCAAATGGTCATTAAGGATAAAAGTGAAATTACAGTAACTGGGACTGATTTGATGGATTGGTACAATAAGCCTGCAGGTCCTTGGATAAAAAAAGCGTTACATGAAATTCAAAGGAGCATTCTTTTGAAAAAAGTAAAAAACGATAAAGGTGCAATAAAGGAGTGGCTTCAAACATGCAGTCAACCACCAGAAAGCGATTATTAG
- a CDS encoding biotin--[acetyl-CoA-carboxylase] ligase, with translation MQSTTRKRLLEAFSAADGEFLSGQALAEIIGCSRTAIWKHIEELRKDGFELEAVRRKGYRIITTPEKVNENEIRLGLQTKVLGQSIHYLESTESTQKIAHQLAMEGCPEGTLVIAEEQVNGRGRLTRTWYSPKYTGIWMSLVLRPKLPPIMAPQFTLIAAVAVVQAIEEVCGLYPGIKWPNDILMGGRKVTGILTELQADSDRINAIIIGIGINVNQEKEDFPEELRHIATSLFVEKGEKISRAGLVQCILLKLEKYYQIYMDRGFAPLKILWESYALSLGKNIIAHTLTGKISGRAVGISDEGVLKVEDGNGQIHDIYSADIEMMP, from the coding sequence ATGCAGTCAACCACCAGAAAGCGATTATTAGAGGCTTTCTCTGCGGCAGATGGCGAATTTTTGTCTGGACAGGCCTTGGCAGAAATTATCGGATGTTCAAGAACAGCGATTTGGAAGCATATCGAAGAGTTAAGAAAAGATGGTTTTGAACTCGAAGCCGTTCGTAGGAAGGGATACAGAATTATTACAACACCTGAAAAAGTAAATGAAAATGAAATCAGGCTTGGCCTGCAAACAAAAGTTCTTGGACAGTCTATTCACTATTTGGAGTCCACAGAATCCACCCAAAAAATTGCCCATCAGCTTGCAATGGAAGGGTGCCCGGAAGGAACGCTTGTCATTGCAGAGGAACAAGTGAACGGAAGGGGCAGATTAACCAGGACATGGTATTCTCCAAAGTACACAGGAATATGGATGAGCCTTGTGCTGCGGCCCAAACTTCCTCCCATTATGGCTCCTCAGTTCACACTTATTGCAGCAGTAGCGGTGGTGCAGGCTATTGAAGAAGTATGCGGACTTTATCCTGGTATCAAATGGCCGAATGACATCCTTATGGGCGGCCGAAAGGTAACCGGTATTCTTACAGAGCTTCAGGCAGATTCTGACCGCATTAACGCAATCATCATTGGGATCGGCATCAACGTAAATCAGGAAAAAGAAGATTTTCCAGAAGAGCTTCGCCACATTGCGACTTCTTTATTTGTAGAAAAAGGAGAGAAAATCTCAAGAGCCGGACTTGTCCAGTGCATCTTATTAAAGCTTGAAAAATATTATCAAATATATATGGATAGAGGCTTTGCTCCTTTAAAAATACTTTGGGAAAGCTACGCACTAAGCTTAGGGAAAAACATTATTGCCCACACTCTGACTGGAAAAATATCTGGGCGTGCTGTAGGTATATCTGATGAAGGCGTCCTTAAAGTAGAGGATGGGAACGGACAAATACATGATATTTATTCTGCGGATATTGAAATGATGCCCTAA
- a CDS encoding zinc metallopeptidase, producing MGAYLIYYIIILIIPIWAQFKVKNTFNKYTKVQSTSGMTGAEVARRILDENGLYDVRVLEHNGFLSDHYNPANKTVNLSTDNYFGGSISGTAVAAHEVGHAIQDKQGYAALRFRHSLVPVANIGTNASWIFIMIGLFSHLSGMLLLGIILMSLGVLFQLITLPVEFNASSRAMDQIVTLGIINNREEHEARKVLNAAALTYVAAAAVAVLELLRLLFIFSNMSNNNRQ from the coding sequence TTTGATTTACTATATTATCATATTAATCATACCAATTTGGGCTCAGTTTAAAGTTAAAAACACGTTTAATAAGTATACAAAGGTGCAATCTACCTCAGGGATGACCGGCGCAGAAGTGGCGAGAAGAATCCTTGACGAGAACGGATTATATGATGTCAGAGTATTAGAACATAATGGATTTTTAAGTGATCACTATAACCCGGCAAATAAAACGGTAAATCTGTCAACAGATAACTACTTTGGAGGTTCAATATCAGGAACAGCGGTTGCTGCTCATGAGGTTGGCCATGCAATACAGGATAAACAAGGCTATGCCGCTCTTCGTTTTCGCCATTCTCTAGTGCCTGTTGCCAATATAGGGACAAATGCTTCTTGGATCTTCATTATGATTGGCCTGTTCTCCCATTTGTCGGGAATGCTCCTCCTGGGAATCATTCTTATGTCTCTGGGAGTGCTCTTTCAGCTTATTACACTGCCAGTAGAATTCAATGCTTCATCCAGAGCTATGGACCAAATTGTGACACTTGGGATTATTAATAACCGCGAAGAGCATGAGGCGCGGAAAGTATTAAATGCAGCTGCCCTGACATATGTTGCTGCTGCTGCAGTTGCTGTATTAGAGCTTTTAAGGCTGCTTTTCATATTCTCAAATATGTCCAATAATAATAGACAATAG
- the panC gene encoding pantoate--beta-alanine ligase — MNVVTSRRELASLVFENKKQGKSIGFVPTMGYLHEGHLTLAKAAREQNDLVVMSIFVNPLQFGPGEDFESYPRDTERDTALAESAGVDCLFIPSVEEMYPNPLSLDIKVIERVDVLCGKKRPGHFDGVAAVLIKLFNLVMPNRAYFGLKDAQQVAVIHGIVDDLFFPIEIVEIPTVREEDGLAKSSRNVRLSEKERKDASELYQALKKAQEAVAEGEKSTAKIEELVKSHISMSTNGKIDYVEIYAYPSLKPIDFFDIRGKAIIAIAVQFEKARLIDNLILNMDF, encoded by the coding sequence ATGAACGTTGTTACATCTCGAAGGGAATTGGCATCTCTTGTATTTGAAAATAAGAAACAGGGAAAAAGCATTGGATTTGTACCTACAATGGGATATTTGCATGAAGGACATTTGACACTCGCAAAAGCAGCGCGTGAGCAAAATGACCTTGTTGTCATGAGTATATTTGTGAATCCTCTGCAATTTGGTCCAGGAGAAGATTTTGAATCCTATCCCCGTGATACAGAGAGGGATACAGCTTTAGCGGAATCAGCAGGTGTAGATTGTTTATTTATTCCAAGCGTTGAAGAAATGTATCCGAATCCCTTATCTCTTGATATAAAAGTGATAGAACGAGTGGATGTACTTTGCGGGAAAAAAAGGCCAGGACATTTTGATGGCGTGGCAGCTGTCCTAATCAAACTTTTCAATCTGGTTATGCCAAACCGTGCTTACTTTGGTTTAAAGGACGCTCAACAGGTTGCAGTGATACATGGAATTGTTGATGATTTATTCTTTCCTATTGAAATTGTAGAAATCCCGACTGTCCGTGAAGAGGATGGATTAGCCAAAAGCTCAAGAAATGTACGTTTAAGCGAAAAGGAAAGGAAAGATGCATCTGAGCTTTACCAGGCTCTTAAAAAGGCACAGGAAGCCGTAGCCGAAGGGGAAAAGTCTACAGCGAAGATTGAAGAACTCGTGAAAAGTCATATTTCCATGTCGACTAACGGAAAAATCGATTACGTTGAAATATATGCATATCCATCACTTAAACCCATTGACTTTTTTGATATAAGAGGAAAAGCCATTATAGCAATAGCTGTTCAATTTGAAAAAGCAAGATTAATCGATAATTTGATTTTAAATATGGACTTTTAG